The proteins below come from a single Streptococcus canis genomic window:
- a CDS encoding formate--tetrahydrofolate ligase, whose product MKSDIEIAQSVALKPITDIIKKVGIDGDDIELYGKYKAKLSFEKMKAVEANEPGKLILVTAINPTPAGEGKSTMSIGLADALNQMGKKTMLALREPSLGPVMGIKGGAAGGGYAQVLPMEDINLHFTGDMHAITTANNALSALIDNHLQQGNDLGIDPRRIIWKRVVDLNDRALRQVIVGLGSPVNGVPREDGFDITVASEIMAILCLATDLKDLKERLASIIVAYTYDRQPVYVRDLKVEGALTLILKDAIKPNLVQTIYGTPAFVHGGPFANIAHGCNSVLATSTALRLADYTVTEAGFGADLGAEKFLNIKVPNLPKTPDAIVIVATLRALKMHGGVAKSDLATENCEAIRLGFANLKRHVENMRQFKVPVVVAINEFVADTEAEIATLKALCEEIEVPVELASIWANGAEGGLALAKTVVRVIEQETADYKRLYSDDESLEEKVTKIVTQIYGGKAVQFGTKAKTQLKQFAEFGWDHLPVCMAKTQYSFSDNQTLLGAPTDFDITIREFVPKTGAGFIVALTGDVMTMPGLPKVPAAMAMDVAEDGTALGLF is encoded by the coding sequence ATGAAATCAGATATTGAAATCGCCCAAAGTGTCGCCCTAAAACCAATCACTGACATTATTAAAAAGGTTGGTATAGATGGCGATGACATTGAGCTTTATGGCAAATATAAGGCTAAGCTATCTTTTGAGAAAATGAAAGCTGTCGAAGCTAATGAGCCCGGAAAATTAATCTTGGTAACTGCTATTAACCCTACCCCAGCAGGAGAAGGAAAATCAACCATGTCAATTGGATTGGCAGATGCCTTAAATCAAATGGGTAAAAAAACCATGCTTGCCTTACGCGAGCCTTCTCTGGGGCCTGTTATGGGAATTAAAGGAGGAGCTGCTGGTGGAGGTTATGCCCAAGTTCTGCCAATGGAAGATATTAATCTTCATTTCACAGGTGATATGCATGCCATTACAACGGCTAATAATGCTTTATCAGCTTTGATTGATAATCATCTACAACAGGGAAATGATTTGGGAATTGACCCTCGTCGTATTATCTGGAAACGTGTGGTGGACCTCAATGATCGTGCTCTTCGTCAGGTGATTGTCGGCCTAGGTAGTCCCGTTAATGGGGTTCCACGCGAGGATGGTTTTGATATTACCGTAGCATCTGAAATCATGGCAATCTTATGTTTAGCAACTGATTTAAAAGACCTTAAAGAACGACTTGCTAGTATTATTGTAGCCTATACTTATGACCGTCAGCCAGTATATGTTCGTGATCTCAAGGTTGAAGGTGCCTTGACACTGATTCTTAAAGATGCTATTAAGCCCAACTTAGTCCAAACCATCTATGGGACGCCAGCTTTTGTCCATGGAGGTCCATTTGCCAATATTGCCCATGGTTGCAACTCTGTGCTTGCAACTTCAACAGCTCTGCGGTTAGCAGATTACACCGTTACAGAAGCTGGATTTGGTGCCGACCTAGGGGCTGAAAAATTCCTAAATATCAAAGTACCTAATCTTCCTAAAACACCAGATGCTATTGTCATTGTTGCAACCTTGCGTGCCCTCAAAATGCATGGAGGCGTAGCTAAATCAGACCTAGCCACTGAAAATTGTGAAGCAATTCGTTTAGGATTTGCCAATTTAAAACGTCATGTGGAAAATATGCGTCAATTTAAAGTTCCAGTTGTGGTAGCCATCAATGAATTTGTTGCCGATACAGAAGCTGAAATTGCCACGTTAAAAGCTCTCTGTGAAGAGATTGAAGTTCCAGTAGAATTAGCAAGCATTTGGGCAAACGGAGCTGAGGGAGGCTTAGCATTAGCCAAGACAGTGGTTCGTGTGATTGAGCAAGAAACGGCCGACTACAAACGTCTCTATTCAGACGACGAATCACTAGAAGAGAAAGTGACGAAAATTGTCACCCAAATATATGGTGGTAAGGCTGTTCAGTTTGGAACAAAGGCCAAAACTCAGTTGAAGCAATTCGCTGAATTTGGATGGGATCATCTCCCCGTTTGTATGGCTAAGACCCAGTACAGTTTTTCAGATAACCAAACCTTGTTAGGAGCACCAACCGATTTTGACATTACCATTCGTGAATTTGTTCCCAAAACAGGAGCAGGCTTCATTGTTGCTCTAACAGGTGACGTGATGACCATGCCTGGTTTGCCTAAAGTTCCAGCTGCTATGGCAATGGATGTTGCAGAAGACGGCACAGCCCTAGGTCTCTTCTAA
- a CDS encoding lipoate--protein ligase, which translates to MYLIEPIRNGKRITDGAVALAMQVYVQENLFLDDDILFPYYCDPKVEIGKFQNAVVETNQDYLKEHQIPVVRRDTGGGAIYVDSGAVNICYLINDNGIFGDFKRTYEPAIEALHHLGVTGVEMSGRNDLVIDGKKVSGAAMTIANGRVYGGYSLLLDVDFEAMEKVLNPNRKKIESKGIKSVRSRVGNIREHLARQYQGITIEEFKDLIVCQLLKIETISQAKRYDLTEEDWQQIDALTERKYKNWEWNYGNAPQYRYHRDGRFTDGTVDIHLDIKKGYIAACRIYGDFFGKADIAELEDHLIGTRMEKEDVLVALKAIDLSPYLGAITAEELTNLMFS; encoded by the coding sequence ATGTACCTTATTGAACCAATCCGTAACGGAAAACGCATTACTGATGGAGCTGTTGCTCTAGCCATGCAAGTTTACGTCCAAGAAAATCTATTTTTAGATGACGATATTTTATTTCCATACTATTGTGATCCCAAAGTTGAGATTGGAAAATTTCAAAATGCAGTCGTGGAAACCAATCAAGACTATTTGAAAGAGCATCAGATACCAGTTGTTCGCCGAGATACTGGCGGTGGAGCAATTTATGTGGATTCTGGCGCTGTTAACATTTGTTACTTGATTAATGACAATGGCATTTTTGGTGATTTTAAAAGAACCTATGAGCCTGCTATTGAAGCTCTTCATCATTTAGGGGTAACAGGTGTGGAAATGTCTGGACGAAATGACTTGGTGATTGATGGTAAAAAAGTTTCTGGTGCTGCAATGACCATTGCTAATGGTCGCGTTTATGGCGGTTATTCTCTTCTTTTAGATGTGGATTTTGAAGCCATGGAAAAAGTGCTCAATCCTAACCGTAAGAAGATTGAGTCAAAAGGAATCAAGTCAGTTCGTAGCCGCGTTGGTAACATTAGAGAACATTTAGCACGCCAATATCAAGGCATCACGATCGAGGAGTTCAAAGATTTAATAGTTTGTCAATTACTAAAAATTGAGACGATTAGCCAAGCCAAGCGATATGACTTAACAGAAGAAGATTGGCAACAAATCGACGCTTTAACAGAGCGTAAATATAAAAATTGGGAATGGAATTATGGCAATGCCCCACAATACCGTTACCACAGGGATGGCCGTTTTACCGATGGGACTGTTGATATTCATTTAGACATTAAAAAAGGCTACATTGCAGCTTGTCGCATTTACGGAGACTTTTTTGGAAAGGCAGACATTGCAGAACTTGAGGACCACTTAATAGGAACAAGAATGGAAAAAGAAGATGTCCTAGTTGCCCTCAAAGCAATTGATTTATCTCCTTATTTAGGTGCTATTACAGCGGAAGAATTAACCAATTTGATGTTTTCTTGA
- a CDS encoding SIR2 family NAD-dependent protein deacylase, which yields MSNWQTSHKEDLSQAEQLAQLIKEADALVVGIGAGMSAADGFTYIGPRFETAFPDFIAKYQFLDMLQASLFDFEDWQEYWAFQSRFVALNYLDQPVGQSYLDLKEILETKDYHIITTNADNAFWAANYDPNKIFHIQGEYGLWQCSQHCHQQTYQDDHVIRQMIAEQTNMKVPSQLIPHCPKCGAPFEINKRNEEKGMVEDADFHAQKARYETFLSEHKEDKVLYLEIGVGHTTPQFIKHPFWKRVSENPNALFVTLNHKHYRIPLPIRQQSLELTEHIAQLISAAKAIYQQS from the coding sequence GTGAGTAATTGGCAAACCTCTCACAAGGAAGACCTCAGTCAGGCAGAACAACTGGCCCAATTGATTAAAGAAGCAGATGCCCTTGTTGTTGGTATTGGAGCTGGCATGTCTGCAGCTGATGGCTTTACTTATATCGGACCGCGTTTTGAGACTGCCTTCCCAGATTTTATTGCTAAGTATCAGTTTTTGGATATGTTGCAAGCTAGTCTTTTTGATTTTGAAGACTGGCAAGAATACTGGGCCTTTCAAAGTCGCTTTGTCGCTTTGAATTACCTTGATCAGCCCGTAGGTCAGTCTTATCTTGATTTAAAAGAGATTTTGGAAACCAAAGACTATCATATTATTACGACGAATGCTGATAATGCTTTTTGGGCAGCAAACTATGACCCTAATAAAATTTTTCATATTCAAGGAGAATACGGTTTGTGGCAATGCAGTCAGCACTGTCATCAGCAGACTTATCAAGATGATCATGTGATACGACAAATGATTGCTGAGCAGACAAACATGAAAGTTCCAAGTCAGCTAATCCCTCATTGTCCTAAATGTGGTGCACCTTTTGAAATTAACAAGCGCAACGAAGAAAAAGGAATGGTTGAAGATGCTGATTTTCATGCGCAAAAAGCACGTTATGAGACTTTTTTATCAGAACACAAAGAGGACAAGGTGCTTTATTTAGAAATTGGTGTGGGGCATACGACACCACAATTTATTAAGCATCCATTTTGGAAGCGCGTGTCGGAAAATCCTAATGCCTTATTCGTTACCTTGAATCACAAACATTACCGCATTCCTCTGCCAATCAGGCAGCAAAGTCTGGAACTGACAGAACACATTGCACAGTTGATTAGTGCCGCAAAAGCCATTTATCAACAGTCGTGA
- a CDS encoding protein-ADP-ribose hydrolase, with translation MPSSFDLLGEMIGLLQAEQLNNSLACPLPNSLIERQDLWRALVNQRPALPLSQDYLQLEDAYLDDWRTSFVPVSVKDCQKTNYTSLFLYCGDMRYLGVDAIVNAANSELLGCFIPNHGCIDNAIHTFAGSRLRLACQAIITEQGRKEAIGQAKLTSAYHLPASYIIHTVGPRIAKGQHISPIRADLLARCYRSSLDLAVKAGLTSLAFCSISTGEFGFPKKEAAQIAIKAVFKWQAEHPDSKTLAIIFNTFTSEDKTLYDTYLQKEKDCE, from the coding sequence ATGCCTAGTTCATTTGATTTATTAGGGGAAATGATTGGTCTGTTGCAAGCAGAGCAGCTTAACAATTCTTTGGCCTGCCCCTTGCCTAATTCTTTAATAGAACGACAAGACTTGTGGAGAGCCCTTGTTAATCAGCGCCCTGCTTTGCCTTTGTCACAAGATTATTTGCAACTAGAAGATGCTTACCTAGATGATTGGCGCACTTCCTTTGTCCCTGTATCAGTCAAGGATTGCCAAAAAACTAACTATACTAGTCTTTTTCTTTATTGCGGTGATATGAGGTATCTGGGAGTAGATGCCATTGTTAATGCAGCTAATAGTGAGTTATTGGGATGTTTTATTCCTAATCATGGCTGTATTGATAATGCTATCCATACTTTTGCTGGAAGCCGTTTACGCTTAGCCTGTCAGGCAATCATAACTGAACAAGGCCGTAAAGAAGCTATCGGTCAAGCAAAGCTTACCAGTGCTTATCATCTACCGGCCTCTTATATTATTCATACCGTAGGTCCAAGGATTGCCAAAGGACAACACATTTCTCCGATTAGAGCTGATTTGTTAGCCCGTTGTTACCGTTCTAGCCTTGATTTGGCGGTTAAAGCAGGACTGACCAGCTTAGCTTTTTGTTCTATTTCAACAGGAGAATTTGGTTTTCCTAAAAAAGAAGCCGCACAAATTGCTATTAAGGCGGTTTTTAAATGGCAAGCAGAACATCCAGACTCTAAGACTTTGGCTATTATTTTTAATACCTTTACATCAGAAGACAAAACCCTATATGACACTTATTTACAAAAGGAGAAAGACTGTGAGTAA
- a CDS encoding glycine cleavage system protein H, with the protein MKKIANYLLIEKTDARYTISMTPELQDDIGTIGYAEFTNNNHLAVDDIILNLEASKTVMSVLSPLAGTVVERNEAATLTPTLLNSEKAEDNWIIVLTDVDQAAFDTLEDA; encoded by the coding sequence ATGAAAAAAATTGCAAATTACTTATTAATTGAGAAAACAGATGCCCGCTACACCATTAGTATGACACCAGAATTACAAGATGATATTGGTACCATTGGTTATGCTGAATTTACGAATAACAATCATCTTGCCGTTGATGATATTATCTTAAATCTAGAGGCTTCTAAGACCGTCATGTCTGTCTTATCACCATTAGCTGGGACAGTTGTTGAGCGTAATGAGGCTGCCACCCTCACACCAACCCTTTTGAATTCAGAAAAAGCTGAGGACAACTGGATTATTGTGCTAACAGACGTTGATCAAGCAGCTTTTGATACCTTAGAAGATGCCTAG
- a CDS encoding LLM class flavin-dependent oxidoreductase translates to MKVSVLDYGVIDNEKTPQEALLETRCLAQVADKLRFHRFWVAEHHNIYAFATSSPELLMMHLADHTKQIRIGSGGIMPLHYSSFKIAEWMMTLEALHPNRIDLGIGNSLGTPLVQRALSSIHIKEDYGRVIEELSTYLSPDDPNPLPIAVNPKGKVYPQLWLLSNSSETAQLAGQLGLGYTFGIFPYMPKDPIREAQEVSACYRQTFKPSSHFKNPQLMLAAFIVLADTDEEAEALAKPLDIWMLGQQDFNAFKTYPTAKEASHYSLTENQRKTVAANRSRMVIGSPQTVKKQLDRLMQACQADELLAIPLIPEFANRQRALELLADLYMTI, encoded by the coding sequence ATGAAAGTCAGTGTTCTTGATTATGGGGTGATTGATAACGAAAAAACACCTCAAGAAGCTTTATTAGAAACGCGCTGTTTAGCACAAGTAGCCGATAAACTTCGCTTTCACCGTTTTTGGGTGGCTGAGCATCATAATATTTATGCCTTTGCGACCAGCAGCCCAGAGTTATTGATGATGCATTTAGCAGATCATACCAAACAGATTCGGATAGGCTCAGGAGGTATTATGCCTCTGCATTATAGTAGCTTTAAGATTGCGGAATGGATGATGACTTTAGAGGCTTTGCATCCTAATCGCATTGATTTAGGCATCGGAAATTCTTTAGGAACACCATTGGTTCAGAGGGCCTTGTCTAGTATTCACATTAAGGAAGACTACGGTCGAGTAATAGAAGAATTATCTACTTATCTGTCACCTGATGATCCAAACCCTCTTCCTATTGCCGTCAATCCGAAGGGGAAGGTCTACCCGCAACTTTGGCTATTGAGTAATAGTTCAGAAACAGCCCAATTAGCTGGTCAATTAGGTTTGGGTTACACTTTTGGTATTTTTCCCTATATGCCAAAAGACCCAATAAGAGAAGCGCAGGAAGTATCGGCTTGTTATCGCCAGACTTTTAAACCTTCTAGTCATTTCAAGAATCCCCAATTAATGTTAGCTGCTTTTATTGTGCTTGCTGATACCGACGAGGAAGCAGAAGCATTGGCTAAACCGTTGGATATTTGGATGCTTGGCCAACAAGACTTCAACGCTTTTAAAACTTACCCTACTGCTAAAGAAGCAAGCCACTATTCCCTGACAGAAAATCAAAGAAAGACCGTTGCAGCAAATCGTAGTCGCATGGTTATTGGTTCACCTCAGACGGTCAAAAAACAATTGGATAGGCTGATGCAAGCTTGCCAAGCCGACGAATTATTAGCCATCCCCTTGATCCCTGAATTTGCCAATAGACAACGAGCCTTAGAACTGCTAGCAGACTTGTACATGACCATTTAA
- a CDS encoding NADH-dependent flavin oxidoreductase: MKERFRPLFKPLILPNGSRLDSRFVLSPMVTNSSTKNGYVTQDDVSYALRRAESAPLQITGAAYVDPYGQLFKYGFSVAKDADIPGLKKLAQAMKAKGAKAVLQLTHAGRFASQTLANYGFVYGPSYMQLRSPQPHEVKPLTGQQIEELIAAYAQAAWRAIQAGFDGVEVSSAQRLLIQSFFSTFSNQRTDSYGGQSLASRAKLTLEVLQAVHQVIKQEAPDGFIFGFRATPEETRGHNIGYAIEDFLQLMDWALEVAELDYLAIASWGHHVFRNTVRSPGSYYGQLVNQVVWEHLNNRLPVMATGGINTPEKAIEALTHSDFVGVSTSLVVDPEFAHKIKEGREEAICLRIRPEDLASLAIPQASFKDIVPLMDYGESLPEESRELFRSLAQYYKEEE; this comes from the coding sequence ATGAAAGAAAGATTTAGACCTTTATTCAAGCCCTTAATTTTGCCCAATGGGAGTCGTTTAGATAGCCGTTTTGTCTTGTCTCCTATGGTGACCAACTCATCCACAAAAAACGGTTATGTCACCCAAGATGATGTATCCTATGCTTTGAGACGAGCAGAATCAGCCCCTCTACAAATTACAGGAGCGGCCTATGTGGATCCTTATGGTCAATTGTTTAAATATGGTTTTAGTGTCGCAAAAGATGCCGACATTCCCGGCTTGAAAAAGTTAGCTCAAGCGATGAAGGCAAAGGGAGCTAAAGCTGTCTTACAATTGACACATGCTGGCCGATTTGCTAGTCAGACCTTGGCTAACTATGGCTTTGTTTATGGCCCTAGTTACATGCAGTTGAGGTCGCCGCAACCTCACGAAGTTAAGCCTTTAACAGGACAGCAAATAGAAGAATTGATTGCAGCTTACGCTCAGGCCGCCTGGCGGGCAATTCAGGCAGGCTTTGATGGTGTCGAAGTGTCTTCGGCGCAGCGCTTATTGATTCAAAGCTTTTTCTCTACCTTCTCTAACCAACGAACAGATAGTTATGGTGGTCAATCGCTTGCTAGTCGTGCTAAATTAACTCTTGAAGTCCTGCAAGCTGTTCACCAGGTGATTAAGCAGGAAGCTCCTGATGGTTTTATTTTTGGTTTTCGTGCCACCCCTGAAGAAACAAGGGGTCATAACATTGGCTACGCGATAGAAGATTTCTTACAGCTGATGGATTGGGCACTAGAAGTTGCTGAACTGGATTATTTAGCGATAGCAAGTTGGGGCCATCATGTGTTTCGAAATACTGTTCGTTCACCTGGTTCTTATTATGGACAATTGGTCAATCAGGTTGTTTGGGAGCATTTGAACAATCGGTTACCAGTTATGGCGACAGGGGGTATTAACACTCCCGAAAAAGCAATCGAAGCCTTAACCCATTCTGACTTTGTTGGAGTTTCAACTTCCTTAGTGGTTGATCCAGAATTTGCTCATAAAATCAAAGAAGGCCGTGAAGAGGCTATTTGCTTAAGAATTCGACCTGAGGATCTAGCAAGTTTAGCCATTCCTCAAGCATCGTTCAAAGATATTGTTCCTTTGATGGATTATGGGGAATCTTTACCCGAAGAATCCCGCGAGCTTTTTCGCAGTCTTGCTCAATATTACAAGGAGGAAGAATGA
- a CDS encoding lipoate--protein ligase family protein, translating to MLEIRNLQDLPISVYDEGLIEADDALRPFAWTEVFLTAINQEPNQIIWHIWPMTNTVILGMLDQQLPYLNLAKQVLKERNYYPVVRNIGGLAVVADEGILNFSLIIPDQLSERISIVNAYLMMVDLIRATFSDYYHPIEYVEIKRSYCPGNFDLSIAGRKFAGIAQRRIKKGIVVSIYLSVCGDQAARGQLIKAFYEAGTQGKITKVSYPQIDPKCMATLSELLETPFTVAKVLERLRLTLRQLGFSLTEKRPDQALLTDFDAVYERMQLEVARKEGK from the coding sequence GTGTTAGAGATTCGGAATTTACAGGACTTGCCTATCTCAGTGTATGACGAGGGCTTGATAGAGGCAGATGACGCCTTGCGTCCTTTCGCATGGACAGAAGTATTTTTAACAGCCATCAATCAGGAGCCCAATCAAATTATTTGGCATATATGGCCGATGACGAATACAGTCATTTTAGGCATGTTGGATCAGCAACTACCTTACCTTAATTTGGCGAAGCAGGTACTCAAAGAAAGGAATTATTATCCTGTTGTTCGTAATATTGGTGGCTTGGCCGTCGTTGCAGATGAGGGGATTTTGAATTTTTCATTGATTATTCCAGATCAGCTTTCAGAACGTATCAGTATTGTCAATGCCTACTTAATGATGGTTGACCTGATTAGAGCAACCTTTTCTGATTACTATCATCCTATTGAATACGTGGAAATTAAAAGGTCCTATTGCCCTGGTAATTTTGATCTCAGTATTGCAGGTCGCAAGTTTGCAGGTATCGCCCAGCGTCGCATCAAAAAAGGGATTGTGGTCTCTATCTACTTGAGTGTTTGTGGTGATCAAGCAGCGCGTGGTCAACTTATCAAAGCTTTTTATGAAGCCGGAACACAAGGAAAAATTACCAAGGTTAGTTATCCTCAAATTGATCCGAAATGTATGGCAACTCTTTCAGAACTTCTTGAGACGCCTTTTACAGTGGCAAAAGTCCTTGAACGTCTCCGATTGACCTTGCGACAGTTGGGCTTTTCGCTCACGGAAAAACGGCCAGATCAAGCCTTACTGACTGATTTTGATGCTGTCTATGAGCGGATGCAACTAGAAGTCGCCAGAAAGGAAGGCAAATGA
- a CDS encoding phosphopantothenate--cysteine ligase: protein MKLLITSGGTTEPIDAVRGITNHSTGQLGKLVAEEFLKHQHEVTLVTTKSAIKPVATDRLTIIEITTVKDLMAVLQEQVPHHELLIHSMAVSDYTPVYMTDLEEVAQAEKLDKFLTSHNGEQKISSQSDYQILFLKKTPKVISYIKEWNPRIKLIGFKLLVNVSKEELIKVARASLYQNKADYILANDLANIGPNQHKAFLVSDKEVQPVDTKEAIANLLYERLTKHD, encoded by the coding sequence ATGAAACTATTAATCACATCAGGTGGCACAACCGAACCAATTGATGCTGTTAGAGGCATCACTAATCATTCAACAGGTCAACTTGGCAAATTAGTAGCCGAAGAATTTTTGAAACACCAGCATGAGGTAACCTTAGTAACAACCAAATCAGCTATTAAACCAGTAGCAACAGACCGGCTGACCATTATTGAAATCACAACAGTTAAGGACTTGATGGCTGTCTTACAAGAGCAAGTTCCTCATCATGAGCTACTTATCCATAGTATGGCTGTCTCCGACTACACGCCTGTTTATATGACAGATTTGGAGGAGGTCGCTCAGGCAGAAAAACTCGACAAGTTTTTAACCAGCCACAATGGAGAACAAAAGATTTCGTCTCAGTCTGACTATCAGATTCTTTTTTTAAAGAAAACACCTAAGGTTATTTCTTACATTAAAGAATGGAATCCTCGGATAAAACTGATCGGCTTTAAGCTTCTCGTAAACGTATCCAAGGAAGAATTAATTAAAGTAGCTCGTGCAAGTCTCTATCAAAATAAGGCTGACTACATCCTGGCCAATGATTTAGCCAATATTGGACCAAATCAACATAAGGCATTTCTTGTTTCAGACAAAGAGGTCCAACCCGTCGATACCAAAGAAGCTATTGCCAATTTATTATATGAAAGGCTGACCAAACATGACTAA
- the coaC gene encoding phosphopantothenoylcysteine decarboxylase, with protein sequence MTKHITLAVSGSISAYKAADLTSQLVKKGYEVTVLMTEAATAFITPLTLQVLSKNPVHLDVIKEDDVKSVNHIKLAKQTDLFILAPASANTIAHLSYGFADNIVTSVALALPLTTPKLIAPAMNTKMYQNPITQKNIKHLSTAGFIEIPPKTSLLACGDTGPGALADLPVILEAIDTILAS encoded by the coding sequence ATGACTAAACACATTACCCTAGCTGTTTCTGGTAGCATATCTGCCTACAAAGCAGCCGATTTAACTAGCCAATTGGTTAAAAAAGGCTACGAAGTGACCGTTTTAATGACTGAAGCAGCCACTGCCTTTATCACACCTCTGACCTTGCAAGTCTTGTCTAAGAACCCCGTTCATCTTGATGTTATAAAAGAAGATGACGTTAAGAGTGTTAATCATATTAAATTGGCTAAACAGACAGATTTGTTTATCCTTGCACCAGCAAGCGCCAACACCATAGCCCATCTCTCTTATGGCTTCGCAGATAATATCGTCACTAGTGTGGCACTAGCTTTACCCCTTACGACACCAAAATTAATAGCTCCAGCTATGAATACCAAAATGTATCAAAACCCCATTACTCAAAAAAATATTAAACACTTATCTACGGCAGGTTTTATCGAAATTCCTCCAAAAACCAGCTTATTAGCTTGTGGAGATACAGGACCAGGTGCCTTGGCTGATCTTCCTGTAATTTTAGAAGCTATTGACACTATATTAGCCTCCTAA
- a CDS encoding ECF transporter S component, giving the protein MNRHKSTEISRVAIFFAIMLVIHFVSSLVFNLWPVPIKPTLVHVPVIVASIMYGPRIGAILGGLMGLISVITNTLVLLPTNYLFSPFVDQGNLASLMIAMVPRILIGITPYYTYKFIHNKFGLIISGLVGSLTNTVFVLSGIFIFFSTVFGGNIKALLATIVSTNAIVEMIISALITFTLIPTLSKLKK; this is encoded by the coding sequence ATGAACCGCCATAAATCAACTGAAATTTCTCGCGTGGCTATCTTTTTTGCCATCATGTTAGTCATTCATTTTGTTAGCAGCTTGGTTTTCAATCTTTGGCCTGTCCCAATTAAGCCAACACTTGTGCATGTTCCTGTTATTGTCGCTTCTATTATGTATGGCCCGCGTATCGGCGCTATTTTAGGTGGCTTAATGGGACTCATTAGTGTCATCACAAATACCCTTGTCCTGCTGCCAACTAACTATCTTTTTTCACCATTTGTTGATCAAGGAAATTTAGCCTCCTTAATGATTGCCATGGTGCCACGTATTTTAATTGGAATCACACCTTATTATACTTATAAGTTCATCCATAATAAATTTGGTTTAATCATTTCTGGACTTGTTGGATCATTGACCAATACGGTCTTTGTCTTATCTGGTATTTTTATTTTTTTCTCAACCGTTTTTGGGGGCAACATCAAAGCATTACTGGCAACGATTGTCTCAACAAATGCTATCGTTGAAATGATTATTTCAGCTTTAATTACCTTTACCCTGATTCCAACATTGTCTAAGCTAAAAAAATAA